In Spirochaetae bacterium HGW-Spirochaetae-1, the sequence AGGACAAAAATATAAATGATAATCGATGACACAACTATATTGATGGTGGAAAGTGTCACTATGATGGGCAGAATCATCTGTTTCATGTTTTTATAGGTTACATGGGCGGTAAAAAGATTTTTGTCAATCTCGCTATCGGTGAAGAGATACATAAAGATGCCGAAAATAAGAAGAATAAGTATATTGACGGCGATGAATTTGAAAATGAGTTTGATTTGAAAATTTTTATTGATGAGTATGATTTTTCTTTTATTGTTGCTGACCATCTGTTTGTCTCCTCCTCAATGGCATTTTTTACAGAGTTCACCATTGGTGTTTCGCGTTTGTAGAAAAAATGTCTTGTAAGTGGTTTCTTTACGGAAGACCTTTTCATACAGGCTTTCGGCCCTCCATGATGTCGCGTCATATCGTTTCTGCTTGAGATTATGACAGGTCCTGCATGCTATTCTCTGATTATCGGTCAGTTCGATGTCGATTACTTTCTTTAAACGTACATCAACGGGGTGATGCTTGCTTCCTATGGTGCTATGGCATGTCAGACAATACGGTGTACACGATTTATCAGGGTGCTCGAACGTCTCCTTCTCATGGCATTTTTTGCAAAAGCTGCCGTCCGATACGAAGGGGTGAATATCCTGCTCTTTTCCGGCTGCAAGGAAAATGTCTGCCGCAATAAGAAGCAGCGAGGCGGTGATGACGATGATTGAAGATTTGCGGATCATGACGGTTTACCTCAATCCCCAATACAGCTGATATACGAGGCCATGGAAATTATTATTTTTCATTTCATTCATATTCAATCTTTTTTTTTCATCAGAACGTTATCATAAGCTGTATATAGAAAAGGTTGGCACTATAATATTCGTCGGCGGTAAAATCATCATACGTCGTGAGATACCGCTGGTATTCGAATTTCAAATACGAAATGTGTGCTATATTGATATTGATACCGCCCGTGATTCGTGTCAGGTAATTATCCTCTGAAGTTACCTTGTATCTTTGCATATTATACAGGTCGTAGCGGAGAAAAAGAATAAGCGGGATGGCATTGATATTCTGAAAGTCTATACCCGTCGTTATCTGAAACCCGTTAAAGCGTATGCCTACCAGTTTATTTCGGCGGTAGTACTCTCCCTGCAGAATGAAGGCGCCCACCTTGCTTTCTATGTCCACAGCCAGCAGATGTTCTGTGCTTGCCCAGGCCTTGTTTACATCATGGATATATGAGAACCCGATATCAAGAAGGGGAATGCCGCCCTTTTGCAATGAATAGGGATTGCTGAAGGGCGTTACTCCCACTCGTCCACCGAAACTATTGCCGCCGTAGGAATATCCTTCCTCTATTCCCCTGAGGAGATAAAAGGTGCCGTAGAAGGATACAAAATTAAGCAGTATCCTTCCGCCCACGTCGTTATATCCCCCATCCATAATGAGTTCCGTTGTGAGAGGGTCGCTCACGGAGATGCGGTCTGTGGCGGCGAAGTGCTGCCAGTCATTGCCGAAGGGGACGTCGAATTTTCCCACCTGTAGATGGACGCCCTTCTCGCTGAAGAGCCTGCCCCGGGGGGATATCCTGCCGCCGTACAGGTGATAGTCGATGAAGGCTACATCAAGCTCTGCGCCCTTGTTGAACACCAGTGCAGCTGCTACCTGAAACGACTCATAACTATGTTCGAAGTCCAGTTCAAAATCTCCAATTTCGAAGATATTTGGTTTGTTCTGATAATTGGAAATGAAGACGTCAAAAAAACCGCTGATCTTTAACCCGCTTATGACATCGATTCTTTTTTCCGATTCATCGAGCCTTTTTTTCAGATCATCTATCTCCTTTCTCAGTTCAGCTATATCTGCTGCTCTCTCTTCCGGGGTCTGCTTTACGGCCTCCTTCTCCTCTTTTTTTTCCTCTTTCTTCGCGTCTTCCTTTATGTCCGTTTTTGGGAGCGGTGGTTCCGTTATTATTAGTCCTTCCGTATTTTTGTTATCTGTGATATTTTCATTGTTCTCCTGGGAGTACAGGGCAATGCCCGGTGCAATGACAAGTGCATGGAGCAAAATTGCAATTTTCAGTATGTTATAGGTTCTTTTCATTATGGATTAATAATGCCCTGGCTCGCTGTTTCCGGTATCAGAGCATGTATGCCCTGCTGCCTCTCATTAATTTTCATCTTCGAGGAGGGGTGAATAAATTTCACTGCATTTTGCTTTATCGTCGGCCGTCAGATGGTCGGCCCGTATAATTTCAATTTCAGGATCAACGGGAATAATAGTTTCAGAACCGTCAATGCTGAAGCCCCGGGAGTTGTAGTGCATGACGGAATAATAATCGTAGGCGTAGTTTTCTTCCACCAGCAGGGGATTGTTCCTGATCTCGAAATTAAAAGCATATTCAGGCCAGATCTTGTTCCACACGATCGTGACAAAATCGTCCCTGTCGGGGCGCTGGTGTTCATGAAGGAGTCCCAGGCAATGGCCCAGTTCATGGAGTACGTGACTATAAGCATCTGTGCCGGTTCCGTAGAACATGTGATTGTAGACGTTATTTTCCCCGATGCTGGAAGCCCATGTATTCGATCTTCCGGTCTTGATTATTTCATAGGCATAGGAATTTGGGAGCACTTCTTCAAAGGTGACGCCGCAGGCCGCCTCCCATTCATCCATGGCCGCTTCAACTGTCAGAACCTCCTGCTCAGTGAATTGACCGGAAAAAAAATAGGGGATATTTCCGTCCTCCCAGGGAATCAGTACGTTGATGTAACAGCCGGCGGCTATAATTCCCGGTAAAAAGATGAATAGTATGGCATGCAGATATTTTTTCATTCTCTGGCATCTTCACGATGATTGCCGCACGGTTGATATGTAATCCGGCAACCGTGCATATTTTGAATTATATCATGATTTTGGGGAGGGTCAAATAAAAAAATCTCTTATTTTATTTTTTGAGCTCTGCTGCCACTAGGGCTTCCAGGAGATCCCTGGGAGGAACCCCAACAAGGCGGCGACCCGCTATAAAAAGAGTGGGGGTGGCATCAATTTTAAGACGCACAGCGGATTTAATATGATCTTCCGTGATCTGGCGGTTTTTTTTGGAATCCATGTCTTTCTCAAATGTCTTCATATCGCTGGTACGGATATTTCCGCTTTTAACCAGGTCACGGAGCACGGTTGTAGCCCATTCGGCAGTGTATTCATGCTTGAATTCCTTGTAACGGGCGAAATGTGCAATGAGATAATCAACCAGGATGTTCTGGTCCGCCGCGGCGTTGACGGCTCTGGAGGCCGTACATGAATTGGCGTATACGGTTCTGCCCACATCGCTGTTGCACAGAGAATCAAGGGGATAATGGTAATAGAGTATTTTAACCTGTCCCTTGAAGCGAGACAGGAGGTATTTCTCGGTTTTATAAAAGGAATAACAGGCGCTGCAGAGAAAGTCGGTAAAAACGATGATTGTCACATCCGCGTCGGGGTTTCCCAGGACCAGCTTCGTGTCCGGAAGGTCCAGCTCTTCAATTTCCGATGCATAGAACTTTGTCAAAAAGGATTGAATCTGTTTGTCCGAAGCCCTGTTTCCCGAGGTTTTTGCGTTCATGATGAAATTGGTGGCGAAAATAGAGAAGGCCAGGAGAAAAATAAAAAGTGTGTATGATGACAGCGCGGCCCTTTTATCGGCTGTCTGTGGTCCCGTTTTGACGGTCTCCTTTGCCATGGAAAGAAGCGCTATGGTTCCGCTGCTCCGGACGTGCCTGTACCAGAACAGGGCGAGAATGAATATAAGTGCGTTCACCATGTAGGTGTAGAAACAGAGTGTACAGAAATCACCGATGGAAATCATGATCGCGGCGAGGATGATATCGGCAACGAGAGCCAGCAGCGATAGGGGGAGTGTAAGTGCCGTTGTCGCTGTCAGGTACCAGTCCCTGGCATAATCGGCAATGAGAAGGGTGAATATTATGATAAGATAATATAACAGGCCGAAGGCGGCTATGGGTATCCCCAGTATTTTTGAATAGGGGGACTGGCCAACGGAAATGCATGGATTTTCCAGGCCATTCCCGCAGGAGAGAATGCCCATGCTGGCGTCGGGATCATAGTGCTGGTAGAAAAGGGCGCCGGCCAGGACCGCCCCCAGGATTGCGAGAAGAAGAATGGAGTAGAGATATTTTTTCATGTCAACCGTCCTGTTTCAAAGGTATGCGCCTGCCGCACATAGTAAGATAGTACTGCCCGTTGTTTTCATCGAGCCGGTCCAGGACATGGAAGGCCGGTGAGCGCATGAATTTAGCCGGGAATTCTCCGTTTCCCACGGTGCAGTACAGTGTGCTGTTGCGGTATACCAGTGTGTTTACGTCCAGTATTTCCTCGGTTCCCGAAGAAAGGTTCATGATGACTTTTTCAAAGTCGGAGAAGCCTTCAAATCGCACACCGGTGATGAAAATGGGAACATCCTCCACCGTGATGGGGTAAATGTATTTATCATACTGCAGGACCCAGATTCCCTCATTGGCCTTGGCGATGGACTTGTTGAAAAAATCAATGATTTTCCTGTTTTTAAAAGGGTTGCCGTTATGCCACCAGTTTCCGTTTCTGTCCAGCACTATCGTATCTTCAAGCGTGCCGTTTTCCAACTGTTCGATCAGATACTCAGGCATCTCTATTGAATTATTTTCCATTAAAGGAGCTCCGCTAAACACCGATCGTAGGATCGGTTAATTTCTGGTGTTCTTCCAGGGCAAAACGGTCGGTCATGCCGGCGATATAATCCGTCACCGTCAGGAGAACACCATCACTGGCTATCCGCTTCTGATAATCATCGGGAAGCGTGTCGGGATGTTCCATGTAAATTGTAAAAAGGTCCCGGACAACCTTTTCGGCTTTTATCGACATCCGTGTAACACGATAGTGCTGATAGAGCCTTTTTTTCAAAAAACGCTTTGTTTCATTGGTGGCGGAACGCACGTCGTTGCTGAAACCCGCCATGGCAGTATCCGCTTTCCTGATGTCCATATAATTCGTGAGACCCATTTCGTCAATCCTATTAAGCGTGACATCGATGAGGTCGGAAACAAGGAGATTTATAATATTCCGAATTATCATCCGCACGGCCAGTTTCGGTTCGGCCGGGATCTGATCAGAAAAGCGTTTCCTGGCGAGCTGCCAGATGTCCAGCGACATGAGTTCATCCAGGGACAGTATGCCGGAACTGAAGCCATCGTCGAGGTCGTGGTTGTTGTAGGCAATTTCATCGGCCAGGTCGATGATCTGGGCCTCCAGGGACGGCTGTTCCCCGGGATTGAATTCGGCATATTTATTTTTATCGAGATCGGGACTGTGTTTGATGATTCCCTCGCGGGTTTCCCATGTGAGGTTCAGCCCCTCGAAGGGTTCATAGCTTCTCTCGAGAACATCCACGATACGGAGGCTCTGCCGGTTGTGTTCAAAGCCGCCATGGTCTTTCAACAGCACGTCGAGCTGCCGCTCTCCGGCATGACCGAAGGGAGTGTGTCCCAGGTCGTGGGCCAGGGCAATACTTTCGGCCAGGTCTTCGTTAAGGCGCATGGCCCTGGCAATCGTCCGGGAAATCTGCGCTACCTCTATTGTGTGCGTCAGGCGGGTCCGGTAATGGTCGCCTTCATGGTTTATGAATACCTGGGTTTTATACTCGAGCCTGCGGAAGGCCCGTGAATGGATGATGCGTTCCCTGTCACGCTGGAACTCGGTCCTGTACTGATGCTGTTCTTCGGTGAATTTTCTTCCACGGGATAGAAAGGAACGGGCCGCGAAAGGGGACAGTGTAGCGTCTTCAGCCGACTCCAGATATTTCAGGTCAATGCGTTTCATCTATCAAGCGACAACTCTCGTTCGTAGGCCTGTGTGGCCGCCTTCCTGTTCATCCTGATCTCTTCATTGACCGGGTCTTCCTCGATGCCGCGGGTGAAGGCCTGAAGTGCTTTACGGTACTCCTTTTTTTTGCAATAGCATTTTCCGATATTGTTGTAGGCCCTGGCGATCAGCGCGTTATCGCTGGAATTTTTGATGGCCTGGTAGAAGGACTCGATGGCCCTGTCGGTCATTTCCTTTTTCGTATAAAGAACACCGAAAGCGAGAAGCGCTTCGGCGTCGCTGGGCTTGATAAGGAGTGCTTTCTGAACCATCTGCAGAGATTGGTTGATGCTGTCTTCCGTGTCCGTCAGCTCCGAATTGATGATGGCCATATTGATGTAGGCCTTTCTTGAGAGCTCATTGTTCTCATTGATTTCAACGGTCCGCTGGAATGCCTTCAAAGCATAGGGCAGCTGGTTGCGTTTGTAATAGATGGTGCCCATCTTGAAATGCGCTTCCTGGAGCCCGGGCCATCGGAGAAGGATGTCCTGGTATTCCTTTTCCGCCAGATCGTAAAACTTGTATTCATAATAATAATCGGCGATTGCAAGTCGTGCCCGGGGATTCTCGGGATTCAGGCGTGATGCTTCTTTCCAGGACTGAATAGCCAGTTCCGGCTTCTGGGCATTGCGGTAGGTAAGCCCAAGGTTGTAATGGGCCGCGTCGTCCTTGGGGTTTATACTCAGGGCTTTTTTGTAGGCCTCGATGGCCTCGTCAAAGCGCTGGGCGTCATCGAGAATGTTCCCCATGTTCAGATAGGCGACCCGTGCGTTTTCCGTGACCGGTTCAAGCATGGTTATTTTTTTGTAGACCTCGTAGGCGCGGTCCAGTTCACCCTTCTGGTAATAAATCTCGCCGATTTTCGAAAGTATCTTTATGTTTCTCTTGTTTGTTTCCAGCAGCTTTTCAAAGGCTTTCAGACTCCGGTCAAACTGGTTCATGTCCAGGTACACGTTGCCGAGATTTTCCAGCATGGTATTGTCACCTGAAGAAAGGGATTCGGCCCGGATAAATTCCTCCAGGGCGGGGTCCTTTTTATCCTGCCTGAGATAAGCGATGCCCAGGTTGTAATGGTTCACGGGATCCGTTGGGCGGATGGACACGGCCTGCTTAAGGTACTGTTCTGCCAGGGCGAAGTCCTTCCGGTCAATGTAGATGACACCGAGACGTGAATAGGCCTGGTGGGCGATATCGCCGATGCGGTCCGTGGCTCCCGCCTTCTTGAAATATTCCACGGCGGAGAATTCATCGCCTTTTTTCATGAGCGCCGAGGCGATGTTGTACATGACCTTGGCATTGTCCGGGGAGACTTCCAGAACGGCCCGGTACTGTTCTATGGCCTCGTCGTACCGTCCCGTTTCAAAATAGATGTTGCCCATGAGGATACGGATATCCACATCATTGGGGTGTAGCGAGAGCGCCGTTTTAAGGTTCTCCAGGGCTTTGTCGTATTGTTTTGTATGGCGGTATGAAACGGCCAGGTATTTCAGTATCTCGGGATTGCTTTTATCATACACCAGGGCCCGGGAATAGAACTCGATGGCTCGTTCGTATTCACCCCGGTCATCGCTGATCATTCCGAGATAGGCCAGGGCGATGGCCTTGTCCTGGTCGCCGGCGTCCGATTCCAGGACCTCGTTGAATTCGGTTATGGCATCGGTATAATATTTTTTCTGGTAAGAATCCTTGCCGCGTTTTATATGGATGTTCTCCGATTCGAGGATCGGTGTTTTGTTATCGTTATCGAATAATTTTTCTTTGCCGGCCGGCGTGTCGCCATTGCCCGGTGACAGGAAGCTTCCCGGTTTCGTATAAAAGAGAGTCACCGCGACGAGAAGGGCCGTCACGGCCAGTATGGCTATGGAAGAGACTATTATCAGGGCCTTTTTCCGTGATACAGGCTCCTGTCCATCCTTTTCGATGGATTTGATACGGTTGGTCTGCAGCTGGTCTTCGTCGATTTTGAAAAATTTTTTTTTCACGGAACTGTCATTCCTTGGTTTCAATTTCGGATTTATTGACAGCGTCGAGAATGCCGTTTATAAACTGGCCCGAACCCTCTCCGCCGTAGATCTTTCCCAGTTCGATCCCTTCATTGATCGTTACCGCCACGGGAATCTCGGGAAGATAAACCATCTCGAAGATGGAAAGCCGTAGTATCGATTTATCCACGATGCTGAGCCGTTCCAGCTTCCAGTTCCGGGAATGCCTGTCGATGAGCGTATCAATGGTGTCCCGGTTTGTCAGCGCTCCCATAATCAGCGTTACGGCAAATTCCCTGATATCGGGGGATATTTCCACATCGACCCATTCCAGTGATGTCACATCCTTTCTAAGCGCTTCGGAACTGACGGTACCTTCCCTCATCCGGAGTTCATGCATATACAAACCCTGGAGGGCATATTCACGGGCTTTTCTTCTATGGCCCATTATCCGATCTGTCTGTAGAGGTTCGCCATCTCGATGGCGGACAGGGCGGCGTCGAATCCCTTGTTTCCCGATTTTGTACCGGCCCGCTCGATGGCCTGTTCGATGGTGTCCGTTGTCAGAACGCCGAAGACCACGGGCATGACGGCGTTAATGGCAACCTGTGCGACGCCCTTTGATACCTCGGACGACACGTAATCGAAATGCGGTGTGGATCCCCGTATAACGGCTCCCAGGCAGATAACGGCGTCGTAGTTGCCCGAATCGGCTATTTTCCGCGTGATGGCCGGAATTTCGAAGGCACCGGGCACCCAGACAACGGTAATTTTCCCATCATCGGCATT encodes:
- a CDS encoding deoxyguanosinetriphosphate triphosphohydrolase; protein product: MKRIDLKYLESAEDATLSPFAARSFLSRGRKFTEEQHQYRTEFQRDRERIIHSRAFRRLEYKTQVFINHEGDHYRTRLTHTIEVAQISRTIARAMRLNEDLAESIALAHDLGHTPFGHAGERQLDVLLKDHGGFEHNRQSLRIVDVLERSYEPFEGLNLTWETREGIIKHSPDLDKNKYAEFNPGEQPSLEAQIIDLADEIAYNNHDLDDGFSSGILSLDELMSLDIWQLARKRFSDQIPAEPKLAVRMIIRNIINLLVSDLIDVTLNRIDEMGLTNYMDIRKADTAMAGFSNDVRSATNETKRFLKKRLYQHYRVTRMSIKAEKVVRDLFTIYMEHPDTLPDDYQKRIASDGVLLTVTDYIAGMTDRFALEEHQKLTDPTIGV
- the nusB gene encoding transcription antitermination factor NusB, producing MGHRRKAREYALQGLYMHELRMREGTVSSEALRKDVTSLEWVDVEISPDIREFAVTLIMGALTNRDTIDTLIDRHSRNWKLERLSIVDKSILRLSIFEMVYLPEIPVAVTINEGIELGKIYGGEGSGQFINGILDAVNKSEIETKE
- a CDS encoding 6,7-dimethyl-8-ribityllumazine synthase gives rise to the protein MKTIEGKLDATGLRFAIIISRFNEFITGKLLGGALDCLRRNNADDGKITVVWVPGAFEIPAITRKIADSGNYDAVICLGAVIRGSTPHFDYVSSEVSKGVAQVAINAVMPVVFGVLTTDTIEQAIERAGTKSGNKGFDAALSAIEMANLYRQIG